A portion of the Melitaea cinxia chromosome 1, ilMelCinx1.1, whole genome shotgun sequence genome contains these proteins:
- the LOC123660257 gene encoding LOW QUALITY PROTEIN: uncharacterized protein LOC123660257 (The sequence of the model RefSeq protein was modified relative to this genomic sequence to represent the inferred CDS: substituted 1 base at 1 genomic stop codon), which translates to MVESKISDCFKINFAHLRIFGVWSHYNTSKIYKCYLVMFLLVNLFTYNALLVLNMLFTPPKIDLLIREVIFLFTEVVVTSKVLMVILLREKLLYAFDILDCEAFKGEDEASRQIVKSYVAKYKTYWKINAILGNFSYSSRVFLPIFGYLIFNTTLELPICKYYFLDNEIIRRYFVFWFIYQSVGMYAHMQYNVNIDTLIAGLLIIPVAQLKVLNIKFSNFKIDDNFSKEIKKREALQNLKLYKYLRHYELILKYCSTIQDIIGITMFVQFGMASVIICVVLCGLLLPSTIETMMFMVGYLIVMVLEIFVPALLGTLLSHESQKLVFAAYSSEWIPRSEGFKRSLNLFMERAKCNIVLTCWRIFPLSLELFTAIIKTAYSFFTLVRNFQVRESDXIKRCYSCTPKYLYLSSSASCLKVSPLRSMCPPPNAMFLCPAFKCNTLHFSKPNFIPISLMEVERPTTTLNKTLKIWKYLGLWDCGTNKTLYKYYSYTFIFGILILYNIQQTISLIYIPRKIDIMIKEVTFFFSVVAITINVFMILIHRRTIIKVLASLDSKEFQETDNATNEIINKDMVKYKLYWNGLMGLAHFAYTMKDIVPIFANFGISSYHISLPTFNYFFLSEKTKNKYFAWLFGYEIVAIYAIMLYDVTSDVFMNGILFYSITQIKILNYRLKHLKVEEDADISREAREILYVKKLKQCLKHYACILKYCSDVQSVTGVIMFVKYGLGSMIICVIWCGLLLVSTNMEAILFMVFYLCAMLLQIFLPSWLGTQLSNQSQELVFAAYNSDWIPRTEPFKRSIQVFMERAKTPIVIVGLKLFPLSLETFTSIMKTTYSFVTLVRNFQEHEENSI; encoded by the exons ATGGTTGAGTCAAAAATATCCGAttgctttaaaattaattttgcacATCTTAGGATCTTTGGAGTATGGTCTCATTATAATACGTCAAAAATctataaatgttatttagttATGTTTCTTCTTGTAAATCTTTTCACTTATAACGCATTGCTtgtattaaatatgttatttacgCCTCCAAAGATAGATTTATTGATCagagaagtaatttttttatttaccgaaGTGGTGGTTACTTCGAAAGTTTTAATGGTAATTTTACTGCGTGAAAAACTCCTTTATGCCTTCGATATATTAGATTGCGAGGCTTTTAAAGGTGAAGATGAAGCCAGCAGACAAATTGTTAAAAGCTACGTCGCTAAGTACAAAACTTATTGGAAAATAAACGCTATTCTTGGGAACTTTAGTTATTCTTCACGAGTATTTCTGCCGATATTCGGGTATTTGATATTCAACACGACATTGGAGTTGCCGATAtgcaaatattatttcttagatAATGAAATTATTCGACGATATTTTGTATTCTGGTTCATATACCAATCGGTGGGAATGTATGCTCATATGCAGTATAATGTTAACATTGATACGTTAATTGCTGGACTGTTGATCATACCAGTAGCACAATTAAAAGTgctgaatattaaatttagcaaCTTTAAAATAGATGATAATTTCtcgaaagaaattaaaaaaagagaagCTTTACAGAACcttaaattatataagtatttacgaCATTACGAGCTAATTCTCAA GTATTGTTCGACTATACAGGACATCATAGGTATTACAATGTTTGTCCAATTCGGCATGGCGTCTGTGATAATTTGTGTTGTTTTGTGTGGATTACTTCTG CCTTCGACAATAGAAACGATGATGTTTATGGTGGGTTATTTAATCGTCATGGTCTTAGAAATATTTGTGCCTGCTTTGTTGGGTACTCTACTTAGTCACGAA aGTCAAAAACTGGTATTCGCAGCGTATAGCAGCGAATGGATACCAAGATCTGAAGGATTTAAACGAAGTCTTAATTTGTTTATGGAACGAGCAAAATGTAATATTGTGCTAACATGTTGGAGGATATTTCCACTTTCACTTGAATTATTTACAGCG ATTATTAAAACAGCCTATTCATTTTTCACTCTCGTTCGAAATTTCCAAGTGCGTGAATCAGATTAAATAAAACGATgct ATTCATGTACTCctaaatatttatacctatCATCTAGTGCAAGTTGTTTGAAAGTTTCGCCACTCAGAAGTATGTGCCCACCACCTAATGCTATGTTTCTGTGTCCtgcatttaaatgtaatacgtTGCATTTCTCCAAACCAAATTTCATACCTATATCGCTT atGGAAGTCGAACGACCAACTACTACACTAAATAAGACATTAAAGATTTGGAAATATTTGGGTTTATGGGATTGTGGAACAAACAAAactctttacaaatattattcttatacTTTCATTTTTGGGATATTGATATTATACAACATACAGCAAACAATCAGTTTGATCTACATACCACGAAAAATTGATATCATGATCAAAGAAGTAACATTTTTCTTCAGCGTAGTAGCTATAACGATAAACGTGTTCATGATTTTAATTCATAGGAGAACCATTATTAAAGTCCTTGCTTCATTAGATAGTAAGGAATTTCAAGAAACAGACAACGCAACAAATGAGATAATCAACAAGGATATGGTGAAATATAAATTGTACTGGAACGGACTAATGGGATTGGCGCACTTCGCGTATACCATGAAAGACATAGTTCCTATATTTGCAAATTTTGGTATCAGCTCTTATCACATTTCACTGCCGACgttcaattatttctttttaagtgaAAAGACAAAGAACAAATATTTCGCTTGGCTTTTTGGTTACGAAATTGTAGCCATCTATGCTATTATGTTGTACGATGTCACCAGTGATGTCTTTATGAACGGGATCCTGTTTTATTCaataacacaaattaaaatactaaactACAGATTAAAACATCTTAAAGTCGAAGAAGATGCAGATATATCGAGAGAAGCTCGAGAAATATTGTacgtaaaaaaactaaaacaatgtttaaaaCATTATGCTTGCATTTTAAA ATATTGTAGCGATGTTCAAAGCGTAACTGGCGTGATTATGTTCGTGAAATATGGATTAGGATCTATGATTATTTGTGTAATATGGTGCGGACTACTTTTGGTtagtactaa TATGGAAGCAATCTTATTCATGGTTTTTTATCTATGTGCAATGcttttacaaatttttcttCCTAGTTGGCTTGGCACGCAACTTTCTAATCAG AGTCAAGAGTTAGTGTTCGCGGCGTACAATAGCGACTGGATCCCAAGGACTGAACCATTTAAAAGGAGTATCCAGGTTTTTATGGAACGCGCTAAAACTCCAATTGTGATCGTTGGCTTGAAGTTGTTCCCATTGTCACTTGAAACGTTTACTTCC